One window of the Chryseobacterium camelliae genome contains the following:
- the gcvT gene encoding glycine cleavage system aminomethyltransferase GcvT: MKKTALYDKHVSLGAKIVPFAGFEMPVQYSGVTEEHFAVREKAGIFDVSHMGQFFVEGPGAMELLQWVTTNNVDALENGKAQYSCLPNENGGIVDDLIVYKMEDEKYFVVVNASNIEKDWDHISKHNTFGAKMTNASDEMSLLAVQGPKATEILQKLTDTQLSDIPYYHFTVGSVAGVSDVIISNTGYTGSGGFEIYFKNESAEKLWDAIMEAGKEEGIIPCGLAARDTLRLEKGFCLYGNDIDDTTSPIEAGLGWITKFDKDFVSKDTFAKQKEEGVSRKLVGFELTDKGVPRHDYPVVDAEGNVIGKVTSGTQSPMKKIGLGLAYVDQPHFKLGSEIFIQVRNKNIPAKVVKAPFV, encoded by the coding sequence ATGAAGAAAACAGCCCTGTACGACAAACATGTTTCCCTGGGAGCGAAGATCGTACCTTTCGCAGGATTTGAAATGCCTGTACAATATTCAGGAGTTACGGAAGAGCATTTTGCCGTAAGAGAAAAAGCCGGAATATTCGATGTTTCCCACATGGGACAGTTTTTTGTGGAAGGTCCGGGGGCCATGGAACTTTTACAGTGGGTAACCACCAATAACGTAGACGCTCTGGAAAACGGAAAAGCACAGTATTCATGCCTTCCGAATGAAAACGGAGGGATCGTGGATGACCTTATCGTGTACAAAATGGAAGACGAAAAGTATTTCGTGGTTGTTAATGCTTCCAATATCGAAAAGGACTGGGATCATATCTCAAAACACAATACATTCGGGGCAAAAATGACCAATGCTTCAGACGAAATGTCGTTACTGGCGGTTCAGGGGCCTAAAGCAACTGAAATTCTTCAGAAACTTACGGACACTCAGCTTTCAGATATTCCTTACTATCATTTTACCGTAGGTTCCGTTGCCGGTGTAAGCGACGTGATCATTTCAAATACCGGATATACCGGAAGCGGCGGTTTCGAAATCTACTTTAAGAACGAATCGGCTGAGAAACTTTGGGATGCCATCATGGAAGCCGGAAAAGAAGAAGGCATCATCCCTTGCGGACTGGCTGCCAGAGATACCCTGAGACTGGAAAAAGGATTCTGCCTGTACGGAAACGACATTGATGACACTACGTCGCCGATTGAAGCCGGACTGGGATGGATCACCAAATTCGATAAGGATTTTGTTTCAAAAGATACCTTTGCCAAACAGAAAGAAGAAGGCGTAAGCAGAAAACTGGTTGGTTTTGAGCTGACGGACAAAGGTGTTCCGAGACACGACTATCCGGTGGTTGATGCTGAAGGTAACGTGATCGGCAAAGTAACTTCAGGAACCCAATCCCCGATGAAGAAAATCGGTTTGGGACTGGCTTACGTAGATCAGCCGCATTTCAAACTGGGATCAGAAATCTTTATCCAGGTAAGGAACAAAAATATCCCGGCTAAAGTTGTGAAGGCCCCTTTCGTATAA
- the idi gene encoding isopentenyl-diphosphate Delta-isomerase: protein MEEFVVLVNPGDEVLGLMEKQQAHINGLLHRAFSVFLFNSKGEMLLQKRATGKYHSPNQWTNAVCSHPRSDESYLEGARRRVKEELGIDAELSEKFSFIYKADVGSGLWEHELDHVFTGTYEDEFYLNREEVEAVRYISMEELDRELSENPEHFTEWFKIILQEYKDHLRS, encoded by the coding sequence ATGGAAGAATTCGTAGTTTTAGTGAATCCTGGTGATGAGGTTCTGGGGCTTATGGAAAAACAGCAGGCCCATATCAACGGACTGTTACACCGTGCTTTTTCCGTTTTCTTATTCAACAGCAAAGGCGAAATGCTGTTGCAGAAAAGGGCTACCGGCAAATACCATTCCCCGAACCAGTGGACCAATGCCGTATGTTCGCATCCAAGATCCGATGAATCGTATCTGGAAGGTGCCCGCCGCAGGGTAAAGGAAGAACTGGGCATAGACGCAGAACTCTCCGAAAAATTCAGTTTCATTTATAAAGCCGATGTAGGCAGCGGACTCTGGGAACATGAACTGGACCACGTATTCACAGGAACCTACGAAGATGAATTCTATCTCAACCGTGAAGAAGTGGAAGCAGTACGCTACATTTCCATGGAAGAACTGGACCGCGAACTGTCTGAAAATCCCGAACATTTTACGGAGTGGTTCAAAATTATTTTACAGGAATACAAAGACCACCTCAGATCATGA
- a CDS encoding phosphoheptose isomerase, with protein MELEHKDHISPILKDGIKNYLIDIDGTITEDVPNEEPERMVTCEPFPDALETINRWYDEGHQICFFTSRTENLKQITIDWLDKHGFKYHSVLCGKPRGGNYHWIDNHLVRATRYKGRFTDLVEKQVTIEVFREDE; from the coding sequence ATGGAGTTAGAACACAAAGACCACATCAGTCCAATTCTTAAGGACGGAATCAAAAATTACCTGATCGATATAGACGGAACCATTACGGAAGATGTCCCTAACGAGGAACCCGAAAGAATGGTGACCTGTGAGCCTTTCCCGGACGCACTGGAAACCATCAACAGATGGTATGACGAAGGCCACCAGATCTGCTTTTTCACTTCCAGAACCGAAAACCTGAAGCAGATTACCATCGACTGGCTGGATAAGCACGGATTCAAATACCATAGTGTGCTTTGCGGAAAGCCAAGAGGCGGAAACTACCACTGGATAGACAACCACCTGGTAAGGGCTACACGGTACAAAGGAAGGTTTACCGACCTGGTGGAAAAACAAGTAACCATAGAAGTTTTTAGAGAAGACGAATAA